In Candidatus Nomurabacteria bacterium, the following proteins share a genomic window:
- a CDS encoding thioredoxin domain-containing protein — protein MKNPWVIIGVIVLVLVGGLFLYSGSNGEKNNEGVDATKVYTKGNPEASVRLVEYSDFQCPACGAWHPIIKEVLSNVQEDVVFEYKHFPLPMHGFAEAAARAAEAAGQQGKFYEYHDLLFENQSIWSTSGNPTSMFIKYAEELGLDIDTFKRQMKSSLLVDKIANDVKEGHELGITGTPTFFINGERVVFGPNMTTGEAVNQLYQQISNAANPEVQFELNLPNLPENTN, from the coding sequence ATGAAAAATCCGTGGGTAATAATTGGAGTAATTGTATTAGTATTAGTAGGAGGTTTATTCTTGTATTCTGGCAGTAATGGAGAAAAAAATAATGAAGGAGTCGATGCTACCAAGGTCTACACTAAAGGTAATCCAGAGGCATCGGTAAGACTGGTCGAATACAGCGATTTTCAGTGCCCGGCCTGTGGCGCTTGGCACCCAATCATTAAAGAGGTTTTAAGTAATGTTCAGGAAGACGTCGTCTTTGAGTACAAGCATTTCCCTTTACCAATGCATGGATTTGCTGAGGCGGCCGCTAGGGCAGCCGAAGCTGCTGGACAGCAAGGTAAGTTTTACGAATACCATGATCTTTTGTTCGAAAACCAGTCAATCTGGTCGACCAGTGGTAATCCCACATCAATGTTTATCAAATATGCTGAAGAGCTTGGTTTAGATATAGACACATTTAAGCGTCAGATGAAGTCGTCGCTGTTGGTGGACAAAATTGCAAATGATGTTAAGGAAGGACATGAGCTTGGGATCACTGGAACACCAACTTTCTTTATTAATGGTGAAAGGGTGGTATTTGGTCCTAATATGACCACCGGAGAAGCGGTCAATCAGCTTTATCAACAAATATCCAATGCCGCTAATCCAGAGGTGCAATTTGAATTAAATCTACCGAATTTACCTGAAAATACCAATTAA
- a CDS encoding glycoside hydrolase family 1 protein, with translation MAEKKFPEGFYWGAATSAFQVEGGIENVDWSKAAKEGRVPVCGRACDHYHRYEEDFDIAKELGHTAHRFSVEWARIEPEEGKFNEETILHYRKVLEALHKRGIKPFITLWHFTLPLWFSESGGFERKDAPEIFARYSAFVVSGLGDLCGHFSTMNEPNVFGSNGWLRGSWPPFKRFSLTDMVAITNSGRQHEAKASKGIKPLFLYFKVMKNLADAHNLAYQEIKKTSPQTEVSVVKHVIVFDANWNPFNKLAAKFANYIWTHKFMKRVYKHCDSIGLNYYFYTQFGDKRQWRKTDMDWNFAPERIYDALIMLSRYNKPLFISEAGLADASDSGREEYITKQVAATWQAIQEEVDVRGHLYWSLLDNYEWALGFGKRFGLVEVNYDTLERKIRPSAYVYKKICEENGVVE, from the coding sequence ATGGCTGAAAAAAAATTTCCCGAAGGATTTTATTGGGGCGCGGCTACTTCCGCTTTTCAGGTTGAAGGTGGAATTGAAAATGTTGATTGGTCTAAAGCTGCCAAAGAAGGTAGGGTACCGGTCTGTGGCAGAGCTTGTGATCATTATCATCGCTATGAAGAGGACTTTGATATTGCTAAAGAACTGGGTCATACCGCTCATCGTTTTTCAGTTGAATGGGCGAGGATTGAGCCGGAAGAAGGAAAATTTAATGAAGAAACTATCCTGCATTACCGGAAGGTTTTGGAAGCGCTGCATAAGCGTGGAATTAAACCGTTTATTACTCTGTGGCACTTTACTTTACCGCTTTGGTTTTCTGAATCAGGGGGTTTTGAGCGTAAGGATGCCCCTGAAATATTTGCTCGTTATTCAGCCTTTGTAGTATCAGGTCTTGGTGATCTTTGTGGACACTTTTCAACCATGAATGAGCCAAATGTTTTTGGTAGTAATGGTTGGCTTAGAGGTTCCTGGCCACCTTTTAAACGTTTCTCTCTGACTGATATGGTGGCGATAACCAATTCGGGTCGCCAGCATGAAGCTAAAGCCAGTAAAGGTATTAAACCTTTGTTTTTGTATTTTAAAGTGATGAAAAACTTGGCTGATGCACACAATCTGGCTTATCAAGAGATAAAAAAAACTTCGCCACAAACTGAAGTTAGTGTTGTTAAGCACGTTATAGTTTTTGACGCTAATTGGAATCCTTTTAATAAACTGGCAGCTAAATTCGCTAATTATATTTGGACGCACAAGTTTATGAAGCGTGTATATAAACACTGCGATTCCATAGGTTTGAATTATTATTTTTATACTCAATTTGGAGATAAAAGACAATGGCGAAAGACAGATATGGATTGGAATTTTGCACCGGAAAGGATTTATGATGCTTTGATTATGCTTAGTCGATACAATAAGCCATTGTTTATTTCTGAAGCTGGGTTGGCCGATGCGTCTGATTCAGGTCGAGAGGAGTATATAACAAAGCAAGTAGCAGCTACTTGGCAAGCCATTCAAGAAGAGGTAGATGTTCGTGGTCATTTATATTGGTCACTCTTAGATAATTACGAGTGGGCGCTGGGCTTTGGAAAAAGATTTGGTCTTGTTGAAGTTAATTACGATACGCTAGAGAGAAAAATCCGACCATCCGCCTACGTGTATAAGAAAATCTGTGAGGAAAATGGGGTGGTAGAATAA
- a CDS encoding beta-galactosidase, whose amino-acid sequence MYWFKKAALILVFIVSFLALLTLFLSYEKKPETITYGMSFNVLYAKELGLDWQETYDAILDDLGVRHLRLAAHWPMVEPIRGEYNFTELDYQLARAKEVGADVILAVGRRLPRWPECHVPNWAKPLDLEERNAEQLEYMRQVIERYKDDPTIKYWQVENEPFLELFAYEFCGKLDVGFLEEEIALVHELDPTRQVIVTDSGNLGMWSGAYKRGDIFGTSVYVHFWNPELGQFRTLQPAWVYRVKNNWNAMIYGEKQTFLIELSVEPWLVAPISDVPIETQFSRMDLEKFEDILKYAESTRFDKQYLWGAEWWYWLKTKKRPEMWERGQELFLKEN is encoded by the coding sequence ATGTATTGGTTTAAAAAAGCAGCTCTCATCTTAGTGTTCATTGTTTCCTTTTTGGCGTTACTTACGCTCTTCCTGTCTTACGAAAAGAAGCCTGAAACCATTACTTATGGTATGTCGTTTAATGTTCTTTATGCGAAAGAGCTCGGTCTTGATTGGCAGGAAACATATGATGCGATTTTAGACGACTTAGGGGTTAGACATCTGCGGTTGGCAGCCCACTGGCCGATGGTGGAACCGATTAGGGGTGAATATAACTTTACCGAACTGGATTATCAGTTAGCTAGAGCAAAGGAAGTAGGAGCCGATGTTATTTTAGCGGTTGGACGACGGTTGCCACGCTGGCCAGAGTGTCATGTACCAAATTGGGCGAAGCCGCTTGATCTTGAAGAAAGAAATGCCGAACAGCTGGAATACATGAGGCAAGTAATAGAAAGATATAAAGACGACCCGACCATAAAGTACTGGCAGGTTGAAAACGAACCCTTTTTGGAGTTATTTGCTTATGAGTTTTGTGGCAAGCTTGATGTCGGGTTTTTAGAAGAAGAGATTGCCTTAGTGCATGAACTTGATCCGACTAGACAAGTCATTGTGACTGATAGTGGAAACTTGGGTATGTGGAGTGGTGCTTACAAGCGGGGCGATATTTTCGGCACCAGTGTCTATGTGCATTTTTGGAATCCTGAACTTGGTCAATTTCGGACTTTGCAGCCAGCTTGGGTTTACCGAGTCAAAAATAATTGGAACGCTATGATTTATGGAGAAAAACAAACGTTCTTGATTGAATTATCGGTGGAGCCATGGTTGGTAGCACCGATCTCTGATGTTCCTATTGAAACACAGTTTTCGCGTATGGATTTAGAAAAATTTGAAGATATCTTAAAATATGCTGAATCTACTAGATTTGATAAACAATATCTTTGGGGTGCAGAATGGTGGTATTGGCTTAAAACCAAAAAACGTCCTGAAATGTGGGAACGAGGACAGGAGTTATTTCTGAAAGAAAATTAA
- a CDS encoding ribonuclease H-like domain-containing protein, translating to MPTLIFDIETVGENWSGLDETTKSVLTHWLDKTSRTTEEKELMLKDIKSGLGFSPLTGFVVAIGLYDLERRQGVVYYTGSGEEIDEEIDGYVYKQRTESEMISEFWDGAKHYDTFVTFNGRSFDVPFLLHRSVVHSVKPTKNLMEGRYPNQQKSCRHVDLQDELTFFGAMYRRPSLHLFCRAYGIDSPKAEVSGDDVAELFLGKKFRDIALYNARDVVATTALYEKWHDYLRFDTEEKIDF from the coding sequence ATGCCTACCCTTATTTTTGATATTGAAACAGTGGGAGAGAACTGGAGTGGCTTAGATGAAACAACTAAATCCGTTTTAACACACTGGCTGGATAAGACCAGTCGCACGACTGAAGAAAAAGAACTAATGCTTAAGGATATTAAGTCAGGGCTGGGCTTTTCACCTTTGACGGGCTTTGTGGTAGCGATTGGCCTTTATGATTTGGAGAGACGGCAAGGGGTGGTCTACTACACTGGATCAGGCGAAGAAATTGATGAAGAAATTGATGGCTATGTCTACAAACAACGAACTGAGAGTGAGATGATTAGTGAATTTTGGGATGGAGCTAAACATTATGATACTTTCGTTACTTTCAACGGCCGTTCGTTTGATGTTCCTTTTTTGCTACATCGTTCAGTGGTGCATAGCGTTAAGCCGACTAAAAATTTAATGGAGGGACGATATCCAAATCAGCAAAAAAGTTGTCGACATGTTGATCTGCAGGATGAGCTAACTTTTTTTGGGGCGATGTATCGTCGGCCAAGTTTGCATCTTTTCTGTCGTGCTTATGGGATAGATAGTCCAAAGGCAGAGGTGAGCGGTGATGATGTCGCGGAACTTTTTCTGGGAAAAAAGTTCCGCGACATCGCTCTATACAACGCCCGCGATGTAGTAGCAACTACTGCTCTTTACGAAAAATGGCACGATTACCTGCGGTTTGATACTGAGGAAAAGATTGATTTTTGA
- a CDS encoding trypsin-like peptidase domain-containing protein — protein MPENEQIISMIEHVNPAVVSVVVTKDVPIYERYYEQFDPWGLFGGFSVPRTRELGTEEKEVGGGSGFVVSDNGLIVTNRHVVDDPEARYSILTNDGVAYDVEVLARDQQLDIAVLKVLDLPEDVVLPSLSFGDSESLKLGQRVVAIGNALAEFRNSVSVGVVSGLARSITATDGSGRSENLDQVIQTDAAINPGNSGGPLLDIDGNVIGVNVATSRGADNIGFALPAHVVKGVVESVKEHGKIVRPFLGVRYVMIDPELQKKNNITVDYGALIARGESRDELAVMPGSPADKAGLVENDIILSIDGEKLGDSDLATILRSKQVGDTIKLTILHKGVEETKAVTLIEMPNGN, from the coding sequence ATGCCAGAGAACGAGCAAATTATCTCGATGATAGAACACGTAAATCCAGCTGTGGTTTCGGTGGTGGTAACTAAGGATGTTCCGATTTATGAACGCTATTATGAGCAGTTTGATCCTTGGGGTTTGTTTGGAGGATTTTCTGTACCACGAACGCGTGAGTTGGGTACCGAAGAGAAGGAGGTCGGTGGTGGTTCAGGGTTTGTTGTAAGCGACAACGGCTTGATTGTCACTAATCGGCATGTGGTAGATGACCCAGAGGCGCGTTATTCAATTTTAACTAATGATGGAGTAGCTTACGATGTGGAGGTGTTGGCTCGGGATCAACAGTTAGATATCGCTGTATTAAAAGTGCTTGATCTGCCTGAAGATGTGGTCTTACCTTCTCTTTCCTTTGGTGATTCTGAAAGTCTTAAGCTCGGGCAGCGGGTAGTAGCTATTGGAAATGCTTTGGCTGAATTTAGAAATTCAGTGTCAGTTGGTGTGGTATCTGGGCTGGCTCGCTCGATCACTGCTACAGACGGTAGTGGGAGGAGTGAAAATCTAGATCAGGTTATACAAACTGACGCAGCTATCAACCCCGGTAATTCCGGAGGCCCGCTTTTGGATATAGATGGTAATGTGATTGGGGTTAATGTTGCTACCTCACGCGGGGCTGATAACATCGGTTTTGCTTTGCCGGCTCACGTGGTGAAAGGGGTAGTAGAGTCAGTCAAGGAGCATGGTAAGATTGTGAGACCGTTTCTAGGTGTGCGTTATGTGATGATTGATCCAGAGCTCCAGAAAAAGAATAATATTACTGTTGATTATGGTGCTTTGATTGCTAGGGGTGAGTCACGAGATGAGTTGGCGGTTATGCCAGGCTCACCGGCTGACAAGGCTGGTTTGGTAGAAAACGATATAATATTATCAATTGATGGAGAAAAGTTGGGTGATAGCGATTTGGCTACTATCTTGCGGTCCAAGCAGGTAGGGGACACAATAAAACTTACGATTCTTCATAAGGGAGTAGAGGAAACTAAAGCTGTTACGTTAATAGAAATGCCAAACGGTAATTAA
- a CDS encoding HAD-IC family P-type ATPase — MNQLINPWVKDSTQLAKELSTDQTLGLTSQKAEDRLSLYGDNIFTDDNTRGALKIFFHQFNNALIIVLLIAVALTVTLNEWADALVISFAIVVNTILGFFQEYKAERAIADLKSYILDRARVIRDGKESEVDARLLVPGDLIHITRGTRITADARIIKENGLTVDESLLTGESIPEAKSIETISETTLLADRTNMIYAGTLAVVGSAYAIVTATGNQTEIGKLAKLVATTVTEKTPLQIAMEKLTKVIVVVILAVVLLVFILGLLQEQPVIDMLLISIAIIVGAVPESLPIGLTAVLAIGVEQIAKKRGIMRSLTAAETLGSTTLIMTDKTGTLTQAKMELVDIIGQEDLVAKPIFTGTRERYSENQKELLTLALCSTDVVIEDEDLHPKDWVITGSILEKNIVQSAAMHGIRFKQKEKSEIKVVIPFSSKYKFSVNSISTHFLPKNFKNIQNPHVILGAPDVLLNHSSLDSDEHQKTSEVIEQLSQNGRRVLGIGLMSPKDTDSEITPKDVTDVTFVGVVCFYDPIRPEVLDALKKIDSYGVKVVMATGDLPGTALSVAKDLNWEVGEHSILTGSQVKQMNDEELTAALDHVKIFARVAPEDKLRITKLYQARCEIVAMTGDGVNDTPSLKAANIGIAVGSGSDVAKSTADLVLLDDNFKTIVATIEEGKRMLQNIRKIFVYLMSNSLDEVFLIGGAIIAGLAMPLSAIQIIWVNLFTGSIPSIAYAFDKQAVTKDRPNKTFFDSSVKFLTIGVGVFTSTLLFFLYVALLDFDVPLETAQNVIFACFGSYILLIAFSFRNLELPIYKYSLTENKILLLGVIGGLSLLIMTLYIPFFQNIFDTSALTLPWLLFVIVWILLNVVIVEIAKWFSYTYLKTKS, encoded by the coding sequence ATGAACCAGTTAATAAACCCTTGGGTAAAAGACAGTACACAACTAGCCAAGGAGCTAAGTACCGACCAAACCCTTGGCTTAACCAGCCAAAAAGCCGAAGACCGCCTATCTCTATATGGGGATAATATTTTTACCGACGATAATACTCGTGGGGCTCTTAAGATTTTTTTTCACCAATTTAATAATGCCCTGATAATCGTCTTGTTAATAGCGGTGGCCCTAACCGTTACCCTGAACGAATGGGCAGACGCGCTGGTTATATCTTTTGCAATTGTAGTAAATACTATTTTGGGATTTTTTCAGGAATACAAAGCCGAACGGGCTATTGCTGATTTAAAATCATATATTTTGGACCGAGCCAGAGTAATTAGAGACGGAAAAGAAAGCGAGGTTGACGCCAGACTCTTAGTGCCTGGTGACCTAATACATATTACCCGAGGAACCCGTATCACAGCTGACGCCCGCATTATTAAGGAAAACGGTCTGACCGTAGACGAATCGCTACTAACTGGCGAATCTATACCAGAAGCCAAATCAATTGAAACAATCTCAGAAACCACTTTACTGGCCGACCGGACAAACATGATCTACGCTGGAACCTTGGCGGTTGTTGGTTCAGCTTATGCTATTGTTACCGCGACCGGTAACCAAACCGAGATCGGTAAATTGGCCAAACTGGTAGCCACCACCGTAACCGAAAAGACTCCACTCCAAATAGCGATGGAAAAACTAACCAAGGTGATTGTGGTAGTTATTTTAGCGGTAGTATTGCTGGTTTTTATCCTCGGCCTGCTTCAGGAACAACCAGTTATTGACATGCTCCTGATATCAATAGCGATCATCGTTGGAGCCGTCCCAGAATCCTTACCGATTGGCCTTACGGCCGTTTTAGCCATTGGTGTTGAACAAATTGCCAAAAAACGCGGCATCATGCGCAGCCTAACCGCCGCCGAGACCCTAGGCTCAACCACCCTAATCATGACCGACAAGACCGGCACCTTAACTCAAGCTAAGATGGAGCTGGTTGATATTATCGGTCAGGAGGATCTGGTAGCAAAACCTATATTCACCGGTACCAGAGAGAGATACTCAGAAAATCAGAAAGAGTTGCTGACCCTAGCTCTATGTAGCACTGATGTAGTTATCGAGGACGAAGATCTACACCCCAAAGACTGGGTAATAACGGGATCAATTTTAGAGAAAAACATCGTCCAGAGTGCCGCGATGCACGGGATCAGATTTAAACAGAAGGAAAAAAGTGAAATAAAAGTCGTTATACCGTTTAGTTCAAAATACAAGTTTTCTGTAAATAGCATATCCACCCACTTTCTCCCAAAGAATTTTAAAAATATACAAAATCCGCACGTAATCTTAGGAGCACCAGACGTCTTGTTAAATCATTCCAGTCTAGACAGTGACGAACATCAAAAAACCAGCGAGGTGATTGAACAGCTTAGCCAAAACGGGCGCCGTGTCCTGGGAATTGGACTAATGTCACCCAAAGATACTGATTCAGAAATTACACCAAAAGACGTTACCGACGTTACCTTTGTTGGAGTAGTGTGTTTTTACGACCCAATCAGACCAGAAGTCTTGGACGCCTTGAAGAAGATTGATTCATACGGAGTTAAAGTAGTTATGGCCACCGGAGACCTGCCCGGCACCGCCCTTAGTGTAGCCAAGGACTTAAATTGGGAAGTTGGAGAGCATAGTATCTTGACTGGTAGTCAAGTAAAACAAATGAACGACGAAGAACTGACTGCTGCCCTTGATCACGTAAAGATCTTTGCTCGAGTAGCGCCGGAGGACAAACTTCGCATTACCAAACTCTACCAAGCCCGTTGCGAAATTGTTGCCATGACCGGCGACGGTGTAAACGATACACCATCACTTAAAGCCGCCAACATCGGGATTGCGGTCGGTTCCGGCAGTGACGTGGCCAAAAGTACAGCTGACCTAGTCTTACTTGATGACAACTTCAAAACCATTGTTGCTACGATAGAAGAAGGCAAAAGAATGCTCCAAAATATCCGTAAAATTTTTGTCTATCTTATGTCCAATTCCTTAGATGAGGTGTTCTTAATCGGCGGAGCCATTATTGCCGGCTTAGCCATGCCCTTGTCGGCCATTCAGATCATATGGGTCAACCTATTTACTGGTAGCATTCCATCCATTGCCTACGCTTTTGATAAACAGGCTGTAACTAAAGACAGGCCAAACAAAACCTTCTTTGACTCATCGGTTAAATTTTTAACCATCGGTGTTGGAGTTTTCACCTCCACCTTACTTTTCTTCTTATATGTCGCCTTACTGGACTTTGATGTTCCATTAGAGACCGCTCAAAATGTTATCTTTGCTTGTTTTGGTTCGTATATATTACTTATCGCTTTTTCTTTTAGAAATTTAGAACTACCGATTTATAAGTATTCACTAACTGAAAATAAAATACTGTTATTGGGAGTAATAGGAGGACTATCTCTGTTGATAATGACG
- a CDS encoding ATP-grasp domain-containing protein: MQEENIQDDTSPKSKPEKNILVYVMSIPPGTIKSIREYEKVAGSKFRVMLLWDSRVRGLPERLEVIKDLDLSLSCDLGKSDEIAKALLPYQDELLAITCRQEQSIARFAEVIPHVPYLSTPTTESLRWASDKYMMRKRLQIFDPKINPKFTLVKNNTKKERERIVKSIGFPMMIKPTNMAGSLLVSICYHEEDLEKSLRTTFKKLRKAYALDKRVEEPKLIAEEYMDGDMYSVDSYVGPRGGIEHCPLVKVVTGKKIGHDDFYGYLQITPPVFKKETIEKAELVTKKAIHALGLRNTMTHTELMKIDDEWKVVEIGARMGGFRHLLHSLTCNIDHSLNDILTRIPQKVTVSKKCNSYACAMKWFASEEGKITEMKGIKKIEQLQSFHSIDVNKKIGDRAVFARNGGRSVFNLILHNADRSKLLSDIRRVEQLVEIKVSSRKKGGEAAKQ, from the coding sequence ATGCAAGAAGAAAACATTCAAGACGATACGTCACCAAAGTCAAAACCAGAAAAAAATATTTTGGTGTACGTTATGAGTATCCCGCCGGGAACAATCAAGAGTATACGTGAATACGAAAAAGTAGCCGGTAGCAAATTTAGGGTAATGCTGCTTTGGGATTCAAGGGTTAGGGGATTGCCGGAAAGGCTCGAGGTGATTAAGGATCTAGATCTAAGTTTAAGCTGTGACTTAGGAAAATCGGACGAAATAGCCAAGGCCCTTTTGCCTTATCAGGACGAACTCCTGGCTATAACTTGCAGACAAGAACAGAGTATAGCTAGATTTGCTGAGGTTATACCTCATGTACCTTACCTATCTACGCCAACCACAGAATCATTGCGTTGGGCCAGTGATAAGTACATGATGCGAAAGCGGTTACAAATTTTTGATCCCAAAATTAACCCTAAGTTTACCTTGGTAAAAAACAACACCAAGAAAGAGCGAGAACGAATAGTTAAGAGTATCGGTTTTCCTATGATGATTAAGCCGACTAACATGGCCGGTAGTCTTTTGGTGTCCATTTGTTACCACGAGGAGGATTTAGAAAAATCTTTACGCACCACCTTCAAAAAGTTACGAAAAGCCTACGCTTTGGATAAGCGAGTGGAGGAGCCAAAACTTATTGCTGAAGAATATATGGACGGCGATATGTATTCAGTTGACTCTTATGTTGGTCCTCGAGGTGGTATTGAGCATTGCCCGTTGGTTAAGGTTGTGACTGGTAAAAAAATTGGACACGATGATTTTTATGGCTATCTTCAGATTACTCCACCGGTGTTCAAAAAAGAGACGATTGAAAAAGCCGAATTGGTTACCAAAAAAGCTATCCACGCACTGGGACTTAGAAACACTATGACTCACACTGAGTTGATGAAAATTGATGATGAATGGAAGGTGGTGGAGATTGGGGCTCGTATGGGCGGTTTTAGACATCTGCTACACAGTTTGACCTGTAATATTGACCACTCTCTAAATGATATCTTAACTAGAATTCCGCAGAAAGTGACCGTTTCTAAAAAATGCAACAGTTATGCCTGTGCCATGAAGTGGTTTGCCAGTGAAGAGGGTAAAATAACCGAAATGAAAGGCATTAAGAAGATTGAGCAATTACAATCATTCCATAGTATAGATGTAAATAAGAAAATCGGTGATCGAGCGGTTTTTGCTAGAAATGGTGGGCGTTCTGTCTTTAATCTTATCTTGCATAATGCTGACCGGTCTAAACTTCTGTCTGATATCAGACGAGTAGAACAATTAGTGGAGATAAAAGTCTCTTCGCGCAAGAAAGGTGGGGAAGCCGCTAAACAATAG